From Lycium ferocissimum isolate CSIRO_LF1 chromosome 12, AGI_CSIRO_Lferr_CH_V1, whole genome shotgun sequence, one genomic window encodes:
- the LOC132040566 gene encoding pentatricopeptide repeat-containing protein At4g37170-like translates to MRASLKASLTAIRSSSYFSTAQITTTHLKEKTTNKDQIITHLCKQNKFNEALQILCEQNRLNEAIKLLEERPETRPSATVFSTLLRICIENRAFEEGKKVHRIMKCLGFRPGVVISNRILDFYCKCDKPFDAYNLFVEMSERDLCSWNIMVSGFAKLGLIDDARKLFDEMPERDNFSWTAMISGYVKCNKPGFALELCRVMQRDEKNKCNKFTISSALSASASIQSLRLGKEIHGRIVRTGLDSDAVVWSALSDMYGKCGSVDEARHIFDRTKDKDVVSWTAMIDRYFGDGRWEEGYSLFSFLMESGIRPNDFTFAGLLNACAHQTMEHLGKQVHGYMMRIGFDPFSFAASTLVHMYAKCGSVDGAYNVFKRLPRPDVVSWTSLINGYAQNGQPSEALQLFDLLLKSGTQPDHITFVGVLSACTHAGLVDEGLKYFYSIKDKHRLTHTADHYACVVDLLSRFGRFKEAEEIISQMPMKPDKFLWASLLGGCRVHGNVELAKKAAEALFEIEPENAATYVTIGNIYATAGKWTEVAKIRQVMEEKGVVKKPGISWINLQRKDHVFLVGDKSHPRSKEIYDFLGELWRRMKEEGYVPDIDNVLHDVEEEQKEQNLSYHSEKLAVAFGIIATPPGTQIKVFKNLRTCVDCHTAIKYISKIEERKIIVRDSSRFHCFEGGSCSCKDYW, encoded by the coding sequence ATGAGAGCAAGTCTTAAAGCTTCACTAACTGCTATTCGATCATCATCTTATTTTTCTACAGCACAAATAACAACAAcccatttaaaagaaaaaaccacAAACAAAGACCAAATCATTACACATTTATGtaaacaaaacaaattcaaCGAAGCCCTTCAAATTCTTTGCGAACAAAATCGTTTAAATGAAGCCATTAAATTGCTCGAAGAACGACCCGAAACTCGTCCTTCAGCTACAGTTTTTTCGACACTTTTGCGTATATGTATCGAAAATCGAGCatttgaagaaggaaaaaaagttcATAGAATTATGAAATGTTTAGGTTTTAGACCTGGGGTTGTTATATCTAATCgaattcttgatttttattgTAAATGTGATAAACCCTTTGATGCATATAACCTGTTTGTTGAAATGTCTGAGAGGGATTTGTGTTCTTGGAATATTATGGTTTCTGGATTTGCGAAATTGGGTTTGATTGATGATGCGAGGAAGTTGTTCGATGAAATGCCTGAGAGAGATAATTTTTCGTGGACCGCGATGATTTCGGGTTATGTGAAGTGTAATAAGCCTGGATTTGCATTGGAATTGTGTAGAGTGATGCAGAGGGATGAGAAGAATAAGTGTAATAAGTTTACTATTTCGAGTGCTCTTTCTGCTTCGGCTTCTATTCAGTCGTTACGTTTGGGGAAGGAGATTCATGGTCGTATAGTGAGGACCGGGTTGGATTCTGATGCGGTTGTTTGGAGTGCTTTGAGTGATATGTATGGTAAATGTGGGAGCGTTGACGAAGCGAGGCATATTTTCGATAGGACTAAAGATAAGGATGTTGTTTCGTGGACGGCTATGATCGATAGATACTTTGGAGATGGGAGGTGGGAGGAAGGTTATTCGTTGTTTTCGTTTTTGATGGAATCAGGAATTAGGCCTAATGATTTTACCTTTGCTGGACTTTTGAATGCATGTGCGCACCAAACGATGGAGCATTTGGGAAAACAAGTACATGGGTACATGATGCGTATAGGGTTTGATCCTTTTTCCTTTGCAGCAAGTACCTTAGTTCATATGTACGCCAAATGTGGGAGTGTAGATGGTGCATATAATGTATTTAAGCGGCTCCCAAGGCCCGATGTAGTTTCTTGGACCTCACTGATTAATGGTTATGCTCAAAATGGCCAACCTAGTGAAGCTCTTCAGTTATTTGACTTGTTGCTTAAATCTGGTACTCAGCCTGACCATATTACTTTTGTTGGGGTTCTTTCTGCTTGCACTCATGCGGGTTTAGTCGATGAAGGTCTTAAATATTTTTACTCGATAAAGGACAAGCATCGTCTAACCCATACTGCAGACCACTATGCTTGTGTGGTTGATCTCCTGAGCCGATTTGGCAGATTTAAGGAGGCGGAAGAGATTATTAGTCAGATGCCAATGAAGCCTGATAAGTTTTTGTGGGCGTCGTTGCTTGGAGGATGCCGAGTCCATGGAAATGTTGAACTAGCAAAGAAAGCAGCTGAAGCACTATTTGAAATTGAGCCCGAAAATGCAGCTACTTATGTTACCATCGGAAATATATATGCCACAGCTGGCAAATGGACTGAAGTAGCAAAAATCAGACAAGTCATGGAAGAGAAAGGTGTGGTGAAGAAGCCAGGTATAAGTTGGATCAATTTGCAGAGAAAAGACCATGTTTTCTTGGTCGGTGATAAATCACATCCTAGGTCAAAGGAAATATATGACTTTTTAGGGGAGCTTTGGAGGAGAATGAAAGAAGAGGGGTACGTCCCTGACATCGATAATGTGCTGCATGATGTGGAAGAGGAACAGAAGGAGCAAAATCTCTCCTATCACAGTGAAAAGCTTGCAGTTGCCTTTGGAATTATTGCAACTCCTCCTGGAACACAGATAAAGGTTTTTAAGAATCTACGGACATGCGTTGATTGTCACACTGCGATCAAATATATCTCTAAAAtagaagagagaaaaattaTTGTGCGGGATTCCAGTCGGTTTCACTGTTTTGAGGGTGGGAGTTGTTCGTGCAAGGACTATTGGTGA